Proteins from a single region of Streptomyces sp. TN58:
- a CDS encoding MFS transporter → MTTETPQTSPERENGPVQEERTDAAPDAPSTPPDRRRWLALAIVMTAAFMDLVDVTIVNIAIPTMRQNFGASTSAIQWITAGYALAFAAGLITGGRLGDIYGRKRLFLIGISGFTAASLLCGIAADPAMLVASRILQGAMAALMVPQVLAIIHVTFPPQERGKVFGMFGAIVGLGAVSGPMLGALLTEWNLFGLEWRPIFLINLPVGIAGVILGRKFISESKAPQALRLDLVGVVLATLALVMLIFPLTQGRENGWPAWGFTCMIASPFVFAAFLRYEQYKIRKDGSPLVELSLFKVKSFAGGIAVQLTFGIATGIFFLVWTLYMQMGLGWSALRAGTTGIPFSIAVSVAAGLSVEKLVPRFGRKVLQAGALVMAAGLILYIWESEHYGLEIASWQMAAPLILMGVGMGLIVAPLNDTTLSEVPRRDAGSASGLINTTGQMGNALGLALTSVVFFGLIDDDLVLGPPYVEAFRGALWWVVGVLVVISMVMFMLPRKAIPMEDREGAAEHTDGTPEKVPAAL, encoded by the coding sequence ATGACCACCGAGACGCCGCAGACATCGCCCGAAAGAGAGAACGGGCCCGTACAAGAAGAGCGGACCGACGCAGCCCCCGACGCACCCAGCACGCCCCCCGACCGCCGCCGCTGGCTGGCGCTCGCCATCGTGATGACCGCGGCCTTCATGGACCTGGTCGACGTCACGATCGTCAACATCGCGATACCCACCATGCGCCAGAACTTCGGCGCCTCCACCAGCGCGATCCAGTGGATCACCGCCGGCTACGCGCTCGCCTTCGCCGCGGGTCTCATCACCGGCGGCCGTCTCGGTGACATCTACGGGCGCAAGCGCCTCTTCCTCATCGGCATATCCGGCTTCACCGCCGCCTCGCTGCTGTGCGGGATCGCGGCCGACCCGGCCATGCTCGTCGCCTCCCGCATCCTCCAGGGCGCCATGGCCGCCTTGATGGTGCCGCAGGTGCTGGCGATCATCCACGTCACCTTCCCCCCGCAGGAACGCGGCAAGGTCTTCGGGATGTTCGGCGCGATCGTGGGCCTCGGCGCCGTCTCCGGCCCCATGCTGGGCGCGCTGCTCACCGAGTGGAACCTCTTCGGGCTCGAATGGCGCCCGATCTTCCTGATCAACCTGCCCGTGGGCATCGCGGGCGTGATCCTGGGCCGCAAGTTCATCAGCGAGTCCAAGGCGCCCCAGGCGCTGCGACTGGACCTGGTCGGCGTCGTCCTCGCGACCCTCGCCCTCGTCATGCTGATCTTCCCGCTCACCCAGGGCCGCGAGAACGGCTGGCCGGCGTGGGGCTTCACCTGCATGATCGCGTCGCCGTTCGTCTTCGCCGCGTTCCTCCGGTACGAGCAGTACAAGATCAGGAAGGACGGCTCACCGCTCGTCGAGCTGTCCCTCTTCAAGGTCAAGAGCTTCGCCGGCGGTATCGCGGTCCAGCTGACCTTCGGCATCGCGACCGGCATCTTCTTCCTGGTCTGGACGCTCTACATGCAGATGGGCCTCGGCTGGAGCGCGCTGCGCGCGGGCACCACCGGCATCCCCTTCTCCATCGCCGTCTCGGTCGCCGCCGGCCTCTCCGTCGAGAAGCTCGTCCCGCGCTTCGGCCGCAAGGTGCTCCAGGCGGGCGCCCTGGTCATGGCGGCCGGCCTGATCCTCTACATCTGGGAGTCGGAGCACTACGGCCTGGAGATCGCCTCCTGGCAGATGGCCGCCCCGCTGATCCTCATGGGCGTCGGCATGGGTCTGATCGTCGCCCCGCTCAACGACACCACCCTGTCCGAGGTCCCGCGCCGCGACGCGGGCTCGGCCTCCGGGCTGATCAACACCACCGGCCAGATGGGCAACGCGCTGGGCCTCGCCCTGACGTCCGTGGTCTTCTTCGGGCTGATCGACGACGACCTGGTTCTCGGCCCGCCCTACGTCGAGGCCTTCCGCGGCGCGCTCTGGTGGGTCGTGGGCGTGCTGGTCGTGATCTCCATGGTGATGTTCATGCTGCCGCGCAAGGCGATCCCCATGGAGGACCGCGAAGGCGCCGCCGAGCACACCGACGGCACCCCGGAGAAGGTGCCCGCCGCCCTCTGA
- a CDS encoding helix-turn-helix transcriptional regulator codes for MTDTPARLLSLLSLLQTPREWPGSELAERLRVSSRTIRRDIERLRELGYPVEATLGAEGGYRLVAGAAMPPLLLDDEEAVAIAVGLRAGAGHAIEGVEEASVRALAKLEQVLPSRLRYRVGALQSATIALTRGDGASVDPRTLTTMASAVAGPERLRFAYRARDGAESRRLVEPYRLVSTGSRWYLVAYDMEREDWRTFRVDRVADAFATGARFAPRELPMDAEEFVRRGLGSRGAQTYAVEVAFEAGAAELPEWLRAAAVPGGGAPAVVRFESRDAPEWLAARLALTGLAFTVREPGALAEAARTLGERLSGAGSPQGGAPAPGGDRHRGSFGGSTADSL; via the coding sequence ATGACCGACACACCGGCACGGCTGCTGTCCCTGCTGTCCCTCCTCCAGACCCCGCGCGAATGGCCCGGGAGCGAGCTGGCGGAACGGCTGCGGGTGAGTTCACGGACCATCCGGCGCGACATCGAGCGGCTGCGGGAGCTCGGCTACCCGGTCGAGGCCACGCTCGGCGCCGAGGGCGGCTACCGGCTCGTGGCCGGAGCTGCGATGCCGCCCCTGCTGCTCGACGACGAGGAGGCCGTCGCCATCGCGGTGGGGCTGCGGGCGGGGGCCGGGCACGCGATCGAGGGGGTCGAGGAGGCCTCCGTACGCGCTCTGGCCAAGCTGGAGCAGGTCCTGCCGTCGCGGCTGCGGTACCGGGTGGGCGCGCTGCAGTCGGCGACGATCGCGCTGACGCGGGGGGACGGGGCCAGTGTGGACCCGCGGACGCTGACGACCATGGCGTCGGCGGTGGCGGGGCCGGAGCGGCTGCGGTTCGCCTACCGGGCCCGGGACGGCGCCGAGTCGCGGCGGCTGGTGGAGCCGTACCGGCTCGTCAGCACGGGCAGCCGGTGGTACCTGGTCGCCTACGACATGGAGCGGGAGGACTGGCGGACCTTCCGGGTGGACCGGGTGGCCGACGCCTTCGCCACGGGGGCGCGGTTCGCGCCGCGGGAGCTGCCGATGGACGCGGAGGAGTTCGTACGGCGGGGGCTCGGCTCACGCGGCGCGCAGACGTACGCGGTGGAGGTGGCCTTCGAGGCGGGGGCGGCGGAGCTGCCGGAGTGGCTGCGCGCGGCCGCGGTGCCGGGCGGGGGCGCGCCGGCCGTGGTCCGCTTCGAGAGCCGGGACGCGCCGGAGTGGCTGGCGGCCCGGCTGGCCCTGACGGGCCTGGCCTTCACGGTGCGGGAGCCCGGTGCCCTGGCGGAGGCGGCCCGCACCCTCGGCGAGCGCCTGAGCGGGGCCGGCTCCCCACAGGGGGGAGCCCCGGCGCCTGGGGGGGATAGGCACCGGGGCTCGTTCGGGGGCTCGACGGCGGACAGCCTTTAG
- a CDS encoding sigma-70 family RNA polymerase sigma factor translates to MATRAVARRQSTSSARAVGGEIADRDLVGMYLDEIARTPLLDAAREVELSQIIEAGVYARQILDGATERDGDAPTREELQALAAEGERAKEVFIRSNLRLVVAVARRYPRSGLPLLDLIQEGNAGLVRAVEKFDYTKGFKFSTYATWWIRQAITRSIADQSRTIRLPVHLVEELGRIRRVQREFNRENGRDPEHAEIAAELDSTEKRVGDVLDWARDPVSLNMSVDDEGDTQFGDLLEDTSAISPEQSVLSLLRSEELEDLLGKLDQRTASIIKMRYGIDDGRERTLTEVGKQHGLTRERIRQIEKHALLELKRMARDTGFDAVA, encoded by the coding sequence ATGGCAACCCGCGCCGTCGCCCGCCGTCAGTCCACGAGCAGCGCACGCGCTGTGGGCGGGGAGATCGCAGACCGCGACCTGGTCGGCATGTACCTGGACGAGATCGCGCGCACCCCGCTCCTCGACGCCGCCAGGGAAGTGGAGCTCTCCCAGATCATCGAGGCCGGTGTCTACGCCCGGCAGATCCTCGACGGCGCGACGGAGCGCGACGGGGACGCGCCCACCCGCGAGGAACTCCAGGCGCTGGCCGCCGAGGGGGAGCGGGCCAAGGAAGTCTTCATCCGCTCCAACCTCCGCCTCGTCGTCGCCGTCGCCCGCCGCTATCCGCGCAGCGGCCTGCCCCTCCTCGACCTGATCCAGGAGGGCAACGCCGGCCTGGTCCGTGCCGTGGAGAAGTTCGACTACACCAAGGGCTTCAAGTTCTCCACGTACGCCACGTGGTGGATCCGCCAGGCGATCACCCGCTCCATCGCCGACCAGTCCCGCACCATCCGCCTCCCCGTCCACCTCGTCGAGGAGCTCGGCCGGATCCGCCGGGTCCAGCGCGAGTTCAACCGGGAGAACGGCCGCGACCCGGAGCACGCCGAGATCGCCGCCGAGCTGGACTCGACGGAGAAGCGCGTCGGCGACGTACTGGACTGGGCGCGCGACCCGGTCAGCCTGAACATGTCGGTGGACGACGAGGGCGACACCCAGTTCGGCGACCTCCTGGAGGACACCTCGGCGATCTCCCCCGAACAGTCCGTGCTCTCGCTGCTGCGCAGCGAGGAACTGGAGGACCTGCTCGGCAAGCTCGACCAGCGCACCGCGTCCATCATCAAGATGCGGTACGGGATCGACGACGGCCGTGAGCGGACCCTGACGGAGGTCGGCAAGCAGCACGGCCTGACCCGCGAGCGGATCCGACAGATCGAGAAGCACGCCCTGCTGGAGCTCAAGCGGATGGCGCGCGACACCGGCTTCGACGCGGTGGCCTAA
- a CDS encoding Uma2 family endonuclease, with amino-acid sequence MTALANEPTPEAPGPYSELDEALWLAWQAAVEKLPEGFHAEIIEESIEVSPTGRYSHGRTANDLRDGLVLFLAGSEYAARQDMNVIHGRKVLIPDVFIAPRDTPEHVTEDGIGIRASAVEMVVEVVSPGRTSVSRDRVRKRRAYARAGIPVYILIDDHDERGMVTVLTAPDPEQAVYDDEVRVPYGTAVTIPEGPAKGFAIDESVTGPLRSTP; translated from the coding sequence ATGACCGCTCTCGCCAATGAGCCGACGCCCGAGGCCCCCGGTCCGTACTCGGAACTGGACGAGGCCCTCTGGCTCGCATGGCAGGCCGCAGTCGAGAAACTCCCCGAGGGCTTCCACGCCGAGATCATCGAGGAGTCCATCGAAGTGTCACCCACCGGTCGTTACTCACATGGCAGGACGGCCAACGATCTACGCGACGGGCTCGTGCTGTTCCTGGCCGGGAGTGAATACGCCGCCAGACAGGACATGAACGTCATCCACGGCCGCAAGGTCTTGATCCCCGACGTCTTCATCGCGCCGAGGGACACCCCGGAACACGTCACCGAGGACGGCATCGGCATCAGGGCCTCGGCCGTGGAGATGGTCGTCGAGGTCGTCTCGCCCGGGCGTACCAGCGTGTCCCGTGACCGAGTCCGCAAGCGCCGTGCCTATGCACGCGCGGGCATCCCGGTCTACATCCTGATCGACGATCACGACGAACGCGGCATGGTGACCGTGCTGACCGCCCCGGACCCGGAGCAGGCCGTCTACGACGACGAGGTCCGGGTGCCGTACGGCACGGCGGTCACCATCCCCGAGGGCCCCGCCAAGGGGTTCGCCATCGACGAGTCGGTCACCGGGCCCTTGAGGTCCACCCCTTAG
- a CDS encoding dioxygenase yields MTPAPASQAPTAPGETRMPALYLSHGAPPLADDPVWPGQLAAWSADLPRPTAILMVSAHWEEAPLALGATEPTPLVYDFWGFPEHYYRVRYDAPGAPELAASVRALLRTPGTPVQDIPDRGLDHGAYVPLVEMFPEADIPVLQISMPTLDPRRLMAIGRTLAPLRDEGVLIVGSGFFTHNLAALRHPGPGVPAWSAEFDAWGHEALAAGDIDSLLDFEAKSPSGRLAHPRTEHFAPLFVTLGAADATGDLAARRDPVDGFWMGLSKRSLQFG; encoded by the coding sequence ATGACCCCGGCCCCCGCATCCCAGGCCCCCACGGCCCCCGGCGAGACGCGTATGCCGGCGCTCTACCTCAGCCACGGGGCGCCGCCGCTCGCCGACGACCCGGTCTGGCCCGGCCAGCTCGCCGCCTGGTCGGCGGACCTGCCGCGCCCCACCGCGATCCTCATGGTCTCCGCCCACTGGGAGGAGGCGCCCCTGGCCCTCGGCGCCACCGAACCCACCCCGCTCGTCTACGACTTCTGGGGCTTTCCCGAGCACTACTACCGGGTCCGCTACGACGCCCCCGGCGCCCCGGAGCTCGCCGCCTCCGTCCGCGCCCTGCTCAGGACCCCCGGCACCCCCGTCCAGGACATCCCGGACCGCGGCCTGGACCACGGCGCGTACGTGCCGCTCGTGGAGATGTTCCCGGAGGCCGACATACCGGTCCTCCAGATATCCATGCCGACGCTGGACCCCCGCCGCCTGATGGCCATCGGCCGGACCCTCGCGCCCCTGCGCGACGAGGGCGTCCTCATCGTCGGCAGCGGCTTCTTCACCCACAACCTGGCCGCACTGCGCCACCCCGGCCCGGGCGTCCCCGCATGGTCCGCGGAGTTCGACGCGTGGGGCCACGAGGCGCTGGCCGCCGGCGACATCGACTCCCTGCTGGACTTCGAGGCCAAGTCCCCGTCCGGCCGCCTGGCCCACCCCCGTACGGAACACTTCGCCCCGCTCTTCGTCACCCTCGGCGCGGCCGACGCCACCGGTGACCTCGCAGCCCGCCGCGACCCGGTGGACGGCTTCTGGATGGGCCTGTCGAAGCGCAGCCTGCAGTTCGGCTAA
- a CDS encoding MFS transporter: protein MPKTAATPESAADPSRWKALVFIALAQLMVVLDATIVNIALPSAQTDLGISDGNRQWVITAYALAFGGLLLFGGRIADKWGRKNAFVVGLVGFALASALGGAATGEAMMLGARALQGVFGALLAPAALSLLAVMFTDAKERAKAFGIYGAIAGGGGAVGLILGGFLTEYLNWRWTFFVNIPFAVVAAVGAWMVIREPAGSRNRAPLDIPGVLLSTTGLVALVYGFTRAESAGWSDAVTVAMFIASAVLLAAFVLVEAKVKSPLLPLRVLLERNRGGVYLSLGLAVIAMFGLFLFLTYYLQVVKGFSPVKTGFAFLPMIAGMILGSTQIGARLMTRVAPRLLMGPGFMVAAAGMLLLTQLEVDSSYPALILPAQLLLGLGMGTAFMPAMSLSTHGVNPADAGVASAMVNTSQQVGGAIGTALLNTIAASATTAYLTDHAAEAAAGGPAAQLVQAQAMVEGYSSAIWWAVGILVASAAVALTLINTGRPGAGDPVASGTGSAEDAEFKVPVIAH, encoded by the coding sequence ATGCCGAAAACAGCCGCGACACCCGAGTCGGCTGCCGATCCCAGCCGCTGGAAGGCGCTCGTCTTCATAGCCCTGGCCCAGCTGATGGTCGTCCTGGACGCGACGATCGTGAACATCGCCCTCCCCTCCGCCCAGACCGACCTCGGCATCTCCGACGGCAACCGGCAGTGGGTCATCACCGCGTACGCGCTGGCCTTCGGCGGACTGCTCCTCTTCGGCGGCCGCATCGCCGACAAGTGGGGCCGCAAGAACGCCTTCGTCGTCGGCCTCGTCGGCTTCGCCCTGGCCTCCGCGCTCGGCGGCGCCGCGACCGGCGAGGCCATGATGCTCGGCGCCCGCGCCCTCCAGGGTGTCTTCGGCGCCCTGCTCGCACCGGCGGCCCTGTCCCTGCTCGCGGTGATGTTCACCGACGCCAAGGAGCGCGCCAAGGCCTTCGGCATCTACGGCGCGATCGCGGGCGGCGGCGGCGCCGTCGGCCTGATCCTCGGCGGCTTCCTCACCGAGTACCTCAACTGGCGCTGGACCTTCTTCGTCAACATCCCGTTCGCGGTCGTCGCGGCCGTCGGCGCCTGGATGGTCATCCGCGAGCCCGCCGGCTCCCGCAACCGCGCCCCGCTGGACATCCCCGGCGTGCTCCTGTCCACCACCGGTCTCGTGGCCCTGGTGTACGGCTTCACCCGCGCCGAGTCGGCCGGCTGGTCGGACGCGGTCACCGTGGCCATGTTCATCGCCTCGGCGGTCCTGCTCGCGGCGTTCGTCCTCGTCGAGGCCAAGGTGAAGTCCCCGCTGCTGCCCCTGCGCGTCCTGCTGGAGCGCAACCGCGGCGGTGTCTACCTCTCCCTCGGCCTGGCCGTCATCGCGATGTTCGGCCTGTTCCTCTTCCTCACCTACTACCTCCAGGTCGTCAAGGGCTTCTCGCCCGTCAAGACCGGCTTCGCCTTCCTGCCGATGATCGCGGGCATGATCCTGGGCTCCACCCAGATCGGCGCCCGCCTGATGACCCGCGTCGCACCGCGCCTGCTGATGGGCCCGGGCTTCATGGTCGCCGCCGCCGGCATGCTGCTGCTGACCCAGCTGGAGGTCGACTCCTCCTACCCGGCGCTGATCCTGCCGGCGCAGCTGCTGCTCGGCCTCGGCATGGGCACGGCCTTCATGCCGGCCATGTCCCTGTCCACCCACGGGGTGAACCCGGCCGACGCCGGTGTCGCCTCCGCCATGGTCAACACCTCGCAGCAGGTCGGCGGCGCCATCGGCACCGCGCTGCTGAACACCATCGCCGCCTCGGCGACCACCGCCTACCTGACCGACCACGCCGCGGAAGCCGCGGCGGGCGGCCCGGCGGCGCAGCTGGTCCAGGCGCAGGCCATGGTCGAGGGCTACTCCTCCGCCATCTGGTGGGCGGTCGGCATCCTGGTCGCCAGCGCGGCCGTCGCCCTGACCCTGATCAACACCGGCCGTCCGGGCGCGGGTGACCCGGTGGCCTCCGGCACCGGCTCCGCCGAGGACGCCGAGTTCAAGGTCCCGGTGATCGCCCACTGA
- a CDS encoding TetR/AcrR family transcriptional regulator, producing MQSPTTTAVAPRSGRARAARAVREGAVPRPRADAVRNRERILAAAREAFVEFGSAAPLDEVARRAGIGNATLYRHFPDRDTLVQNVVLFTTERVTASAEASLAEEPDAFAALCRFTHTAADERIGALCPMLADGFDRDHPELLAARTALAAAVETLLTAGQEAGLVRADIGAGDLMVALSQLSRPLPGTACFDTDSFAHRHLQLFLDGLRAPACSQLPGSAATLEDLTLKTM from the coding sequence ATGCAGAGCCCCACCACGACCGCCGTGGCCCCGCGGTCCGGCCGCGCCCGCGCCGCCCGTGCCGTCCGCGAGGGTGCCGTACCGCGGCCGCGCGCCGACGCGGTCCGCAACCGTGAGCGGATCCTGGCGGCGGCCCGCGAGGCCTTCGTCGAATTCGGCTCCGCGGCCCCCCTCGACGAGGTGGCCCGCCGGGCGGGCATCGGCAACGCCACCCTCTACCGGCACTTCCCCGACCGCGACACCCTCGTCCAAAACGTCGTGCTCTTCACCACCGAGCGGGTCACGGCCTCGGCCGAGGCCTCCCTCGCCGAGGAGCCCGACGCCTTCGCCGCGCTGTGCCGCTTCACGCACACCGCCGCCGACGAGCGGATCGGCGCCCTGTGCCCGATGCTCGCCGACGGCTTCGACCGCGACCACCCCGAACTCCTCGCGGCGCGCACCGCCCTGGCGGCGGCCGTCGAGACCCTGCTGACCGCCGGGCAGGAGGCCGGACTGGTCCGCGCGGACATCGGCGCCGGCGACCTGATGGTCGCCCTTTCCCAGCTCAGCCGCCCCCTCCCGGGCACCGCCTGCTTCGACACCGACAGCTTCGCCCACCGCCACCTCCAGCTCTTCCTGGACGGGCTGCGAGCCCCGGCGTGCTCCCAACTGCCCGGCTCCGCAGCCACGTTGGAAGACCTGACGCTTAAAACCATGTGA
- a CDS encoding M6 family metalloprotease domain-containing protein codes for MTQTRHRIRRPRLAGAYIGLTALAIGVGATASTEMSGRGQSAAGPVATTVESALAPCRIAGTMGVQMSEGLPTPPGYSRSTGEVRALNLMIDFPDAKGEGTALDRLAEFFPQTSDWFRTSSYGRMTYRAEAPIRTWLRMPMPFAAYGIERGSSYEPGYRQLVEHIAKAADDEVDFSRYDLINILVTPNAGPSALDTVLSVTFSGNGEAPMADGVPLSNTSFVYSRQDDGSGTYRETGYRVLPHENGHVFGLPDLYTSDGGNTVGHWDIMSEDWGANNDLMGWHKWKLGWLDSTQISCASKPGTSDHVLTPLAAEGGMKLAFVPLSESVGYAVEVRTRAGNDEAVCRPGVLIYKVDSDVDTGHGPVTVSDSSDASGGCTRRPNVHAELSDAPFRPGETFTDEKAGISVSVVGELRDGSYQVRVTRP; via the coding sequence ATGACGCAGACCCGCCACCGGATACGCAGACCGCGCCTCGCCGGCGCGTACATCGGCCTGACCGCGCTGGCGATCGGCGTCGGCGCGACCGCGAGCACGGAGATGTCGGGCCGCGGCCAGTCCGCTGCCGGACCGGTGGCCACGACCGTCGAGTCGGCGCTCGCGCCGTGCCGGATCGCCGGGACGATGGGCGTGCAGATGTCCGAGGGCCTGCCGACCCCGCCCGGGTACTCGCGCTCGACGGGAGAGGTCCGGGCACTGAACCTGATGATCGACTTCCCTGACGCCAAGGGCGAGGGCACGGCCCTGGACCGGCTGGCGGAGTTCTTCCCCCAGACCTCCGACTGGTTCCGCACCAGCTCCTACGGCCGCATGACCTACCGGGCCGAGGCGCCGATACGGACCTGGCTGCGGATGCCGATGCCCTTCGCGGCGTACGGGATCGAGCGCGGCTCCTCGTACGAGCCGGGCTACCGCCAGCTCGTCGAGCACATCGCGAAGGCCGCCGACGACGAGGTGGACTTCAGCCGGTACGACCTGATCAACATCCTGGTCACGCCGAACGCCGGGCCGTCCGCCCTGGACACCGTCCTGTCGGTGACCTTCTCCGGCAACGGCGAGGCCCCGATGGCCGACGGGGTCCCGCTGTCCAACACGTCCTTCGTCTACAGCCGGCAGGACGACGGCTCGGGGACCTACCGGGAGACCGGCTACCGGGTGCTCCCGCACGAGAACGGCCACGTCTTCGGGCTGCCCGACCTCTACACCTCCGACGGCGGGAACACGGTCGGGCACTGGGACATCATGAGCGAGGACTGGGGTGCCAACAACGACCTCATGGGCTGGCACAAGTGGAAGCTGGGCTGGCTGGACAGCACGCAGATCTCCTGCGCGTCCAAGCCGGGTACCAGCGACCACGTCCTGACCCCGCTGGCGGCGGAGGGCGGTATGAAGCTGGCCTTCGTCCCTCTGTCGGAGAGCGTCGGATACGCCGTGGAGGTGCGGACCCGCGCGGGCAACGACGAGGCCGTCTGCCGGCCCGGGGTCCTCATCTACAAGGTGGACTCCGACGTGGACACCGGACACGGGCCGGTGACCGTGTCGGACAGCTCCGACGCGAGCGGCGGCTGCACCCGCCGGCCCAACGTGCACGCCGAGCTGTCGGACGCGCCGTTCCGGCCGGGCGAGACCTTCACCGACGAGAAGGCCGGCATCAGCGTCTCGGTGGTGGGGGAGCTGCGCGACGGCAGCTACCAGGTCCGCGTCACCCGCCCTTAG
- a CDS encoding FAD/NAD(P)-binding protein, translating into MTTPRADASGPPAATPEPYRLAVVGGGPRATYALERLSATIDRLGEAHRLEVHLYERTGAFGAGRAHAPDQARTSYLNRIGAQVGFAADETVTGAGPLRPPAERPTLHEWCRRRHEETGDPDFDLGPEDWPKRYVHGLALRDMFDAFAADLRRHPGAELHLHHAEVVDIAPAGGNRLEVVTADGDRRTADEVLLLTGHSHHDPDRSADRLAAAGATRHVPHPYPLEEQLDADSCGPDTVVGCAGMGLTAIDTILHLTEGRGGTFHQDGPRLVYRPSGREPAAVVAFSGSGLFTFARPDNHKPSDGGGDHPGTFLTREAVDQLRAHVGRPPGGDGTGRRQLDFERDLLPLVVLEMAHLHYTTLFGPAAALLLTQRALPGYLAFVTGTPAGGPGALTAPLERAVDEIADVLEGVLRGKCALFGAQAAVSWPVRDVLLHWTRTVYGPSAEAGVRRCVDRSLPPGQVTDPLDSAWGLETYLHGNRFDWHRAVSPVPPAASPEEFRASVAAFMARDQLWARQGNLRNPHKAAADGVWRDLRQVISYAVDHAGLTPASQRRFLSTYVRHHNRLANGAAAEIMAKMAALVDCGLVDVGAGPGARARYDEATGKTVVTGPHTGLSRPVDVLVEARMHGFDPRLDALPLYRNLLGRGLVRLWRNESADGEVFQPGGLDLTPDFHPVGAEGAPDPRLTVLGVPSEGARSFLLSALRPNADHYVMRDTLVWLDAFWPRATGR; encoded by the coding sequence GTGACCACGCCCCGAGCTGACGCATCCGGCCCACCCGCGGCGACGCCCGAGCCCTACCGGCTCGCCGTGGTGGGTGGCGGGCCCAGGGCCACGTACGCCCTGGAGCGGCTGTCGGCGACGATCGACCGGCTGGGGGAGGCCCACCGCCTGGAGGTCCACCTCTACGAACGCACCGGAGCGTTCGGCGCGGGCCGCGCGCACGCACCCGACCAGGCACGCACCAGCTACCTCAACCGCATCGGCGCCCAGGTGGGCTTCGCCGCCGACGAGACGGTGACCGGCGCCGGACCGCTGCGTCCGCCCGCCGAGCGCCCCACCCTGCACGAGTGGTGCCGCCGACGCCACGAGGAGACCGGCGACCCGGACTTCGACCTCGGCCCCGAGGACTGGCCCAAGCGCTACGTCCACGGGCTGGCCCTGCGCGACATGTTCGACGCCTTCGCCGCGGACCTGCGCCGCCACCCCGGCGCCGAACTCCACCTGCACCACGCCGAGGTCGTGGACATCGCCCCCGCCGGCGGCAACCGCCTGGAGGTCGTCACCGCCGACGGCGACCGCCGCACCGCCGACGAGGTGCTCCTGCTGACGGGCCACTCGCACCACGACCCGGACCGCTCCGCCGACCGCCTTGCCGCCGCCGGCGCGACCCGCCACGTACCGCACCCGTACCCCCTGGAGGAGCAGCTCGACGCCGACAGCTGCGGACCGGACACGGTCGTCGGCTGCGCCGGCATGGGCCTCACCGCCATCGACACGATCCTGCACCTCACCGAGGGCCGCGGCGGCACCTTCCACCAGGACGGCCCGCGCCTGGTCTACCGGCCCTCCGGCCGGGAACCGGCCGCCGTCGTGGCGTTCAGCGGCTCCGGGCTGTTCACCTTCGCCCGCCCCGACAACCACAAGCCCAGCGACGGCGGCGGCGACCACCCCGGCACCTTCCTGACGCGGGAGGCCGTCGACCAGCTGCGCGCCCACGTCGGCCGCCCGCCGGGCGGCGACGGCACCGGGCGCCGGCAGCTGGACTTCGAACGCGACCTCCTGCCGCTGGTCGTCCTGGAGATGGCCCACCTGCACTACACCACCCTCTTCGGCCCCGCCGCGGCGCTGCTGCTGACCCAGCGCGCACTCCCCGGATACCTGGCCTTCGTGACCGGCACGCCCGCCGGCGGACCCGGCGCCCTGACCGCCCCGCTGGAACGCGCCGTGGACGAGATCGCCGACGTCCTGGAGGGCGTACTGCGCGGCAAGTGCGCCCTGTTCGGGGCCCAGGCCGCCGTGTCCTGGCCGGTCCGCGACGTGCTGCTGCACTGGACGAGGACCGTGTACGGGCCCTCGGCCGAGGCCGGGGTCCGCCGGTGCGTCGACCGGTCGCTTCCGCCCGGCCAGGTCACCGACCCCCTCGACTCCGCATGGGGCCTGGAGACCTACCTCCACGGCAACCGCTTCGACTGGCACCGCGCCGTCTCCCCGGTCCCGCCCGCCGCCTCTCCCGAGGAGTTCCGCGCGTCGGTCGCCGCGTTCATGGCCCGCGACCAGCTGTGGGCCCGGCAGGGCAACCTGCGGAACCCCCACAAGGCCGCCGCCGACGGCGTGTGGCGCGACCTGCGCCAGGTCATCTCCTACGCCGTGGACCACGCGGGCCTGACCCCCGCCTCCCAGCGCCGCTTCCTAAGCACCTACGTACGCCACCACAACCGGCTGGCGAACGGCGCCGCCGCCGAGATCATGGCGAAGATGGCCGCCCTCGTCGACTGCGGACTGGTCGACGTCGGCGCCGGACCGGGAGCACGCGCCCGCTACGACGAGGCCACGGGCAAGACCGTGGTCACCGGCCCGCACACCGGTCTGTCCCGGCCCGTCGACGTCCTGGTCGAGGCCCGTATGCACGGCTTCGACCCGCGCCTCGACGCCCTCCCGCTCTACCGCAACCTCCTCGGCCGGGGCCTGGTGCGGCTGTGGCGCAACGAGTCCGCCGACGGCGAGGTCTTCCAGCCGGGCGGCCTCGACCTCACCCCGGACTTCCACCCCGTCGGCGCCGAGGGCGCCCCCGACCCCCGCCTCACCGTCCTCGGGGTGCCCTCCGAGGGCGCCCGCTCCTTCCTGCTCTCCGCGCTCCGCCCGAACGCCGACCACTACGTCATGCGGGACACCCTCGTATGGCTGGACGCCTTCTGGCCCCGAGCCACGGGCCGCTGA